The region ATACAATATGCAGGCATTTATTAATGGAGGTTAAAAATGGGTCAAGAAATTGGAGAGAAGCTTAAAGAATTAAGAACATCACAAAAAATGACACTAAAAAAACTAAGCGAACAAACTAATTTATCAATAGGGTATTTATCTCAACTTGAAAGAGGGCTGACTTCTGTTGCCATATCTTCTTTAGAGAATATTGCAACAGCCTTAGGGGTAAGCTTAAGTCATTTTTTCGAACCCCCTTCTACTAATAAAAATAGAATAACACGAAGCTTTGAACAAAAATTATCTATTATTGAAAATTCTAGATTTATATATCACAATATAGGAAATGATAAAGAAACAGAAAATATGTCTCCTTTTATCATTACAATACTTCCAAATTACACACATGAAGAGGTTATTCCCTATTCCCACGAAGGAGAAGAATTTGTTTATGTATTAGAAGGTATTCTAAGTGTTTTTTTAGAAAATCAAAGATATGAACTCTATCCAGGGGACAGTATGCATATAAAATCTACATTAAGACACAATTGGGATAACTATACTAACAAATTAGTTAAAATATTATGTAATTATTCTCCTAAGATGTTTGAATTAAAAGACCGAGCAAATATTAATTATTAAACCAAAAAGAACAACTTTTAAAAAGTTGTTCTTTTTTATAACTATTTTAATTCAATTATATCTGTCTCATCTGTAGTAAAGTACTCATTTTCTCTGATTTCATAATGCCCAGAGCTGTAAGGATTGCCTTCTGTAGATATATAAACTTTATTTACTCCATAGTAACTACCAAGAGTGTTTACAATACTGTTTAAAAATTGAGTTTCTTGAGAACTTCCAGCATTCATCTCTTGAATTAATTCTTTAGAAAAATCTATTCTTACTATACCTTCATCTTTATTAAGTACAATAGAATTAATTTTTGTGTTTTGCGAAATAGGTGAAATTACTTTTTGTGATGGAGGATTTTTAAAAGTTCTCTCAATCAATTCTTCCACTTTGTCATTTGTTCTAATTTGTACATCTATATCTGTATATGCTATATTTAAATCTGTTGAAGTTGGATAGTAAAACCTCACACTTTGATTAAGTCCATAATCTTCTTTTAAATCCTGAAGAAGTGTTTTTACCTCATAATCACCATCTTTGTAAATACTCGCTACAAGTCCTATTCCTTGTGCGTAGTAGTCTAACTGTTTAATATTGTTTCCTAACTCAGTTGTAACTTCTAGAGCTTTTAACTTGTTGTATGGAGTTTCTATTTCAACATTATAACCAGTGATAGTTCTTTTGTTTCCGTTTTTTAATCCCCAAGTAGAACCTACTTTTAATGGTTCTTTTAATACCACTTCATAACTTTCTTCTTTTTCTACAGTATCAAGTAAGTTTTCAGTATGATAGACTTCACCTTCAGAATATATTTCTCTCAATTCTCCATCTTTATATTCAAGTATCGTAACCATATTTGTCCCTGGGTTCATAGTTTTAAGCTGAGCTCTATCATCACTAATGTATTCAAAATATGTCTTCATTTCTGCGTACTCATTGCCTTCACCTTTGTAAGAGTAAAGTGTATTCTCTTTAAATGGAAAATAGTCTGAAATACTAGTAGATACTTCTATCTCTTCTTCTGCTTTTTTGTTTTCTTCAACTTTTTCTTGATCTTTTTGAATATCATCTTGTCCATTCGTATTAGTACATCCCGTAACTAAAGTAGTTACTAAAATCAATATTAAAAATATATTAATTATTTTCTTCATGAATATTCACTCCTTAAACATTTAAACTCATATTTAACTATATATTTCCATATTACATCAGTTATTATTCTTTTTTAATATTATATCATCTTTTATGTATAAAGAAAACAAAAGCCTTGTAGTAAAATCTACAAGGCTTTAAAATTATGGTGCACCTTCAGGGACTCGAACCCTGGGCCCACTGATTAAGAGTCAGTTGCTCTACCATCTGAGCTAAAGGTGCTAATCTCAAGGACAAGAATCATTATACTATGTTTTTTTCATTTTGTCTAGTGTTTTTTTGATTTTATTTTATTTTTATTGAATAAACTTATGATTACTTAATTATTGGCATTGTATCCCATAAAAAGTCAGGATTTTACTCCTGACTTGGGCTTTCATTTAAGAAAAATACTGATAATGTTCCTGGACCAGAATGTGCTCCTATAGCACATCCAATAATATTTAGTACAAAATCTGTACAACCATATTTTTCTTCAATCATTTCTTTTAATTTCAAAGCTCCTTCTATATCGTCTCCATGATTTATTCCTATTGTCTGATTTTTAAGATCTGCACTACCACCACGTTCTTCCATTATCTCTAACATTCTCTTTAAAACCTTATTTCTTCCTCTTACCTTTTCTACGGGACGAAGTGTTCCATCTTCGGGTATATCTAGTATTGGCTTAATATTAAGTAATCCACCAACTACTGCTTGTGCTCTAGATACCCTACCACCTCTAAATAGATATTCTAAATCATCAACAGTAAAAATATGTTCTATATGTTTAACATAAAAATCTAACATATTAAGTATTTCTTTTTTACTCTTTCCCGCTTTGGCCATTTTGGCTGCTTGATAGACTAATAATCCAAAACCTACAGATGCAGATTTAGAATCTACTATATCAATATCTAAATCAGGATATTTATCCTTAAGTGACTCCTTAACTAATACAGAAGTATTGTAAGTACCTGATAACCCTGATGAAAAACAGATATATATAGTACTTTCTTTGTTTTTGGCTATTTCTGTAAACTTCTCTTCAAAAACATATGGTGGTATTTGTGCGGTTTGGTAAACCTGACCATTCCTCATATCTTCATACATTTTCTCAGGTTTTAATGTCACCCCATCTAAGTACTCTTTTCCATCTTTACTTAGCAGTATAGGTATGGTATCAATATCGTATTCTTTTAGTATCTCTTTCGGTAAATCACATGCACTATCAGACAAAATCTTTACTGCCATTAAAAACACCCCCTATATACTTAACTTAATTATAATATAAAAAAATGTACATGTAAATCCTGTTATTCAAAAGAAATAATAGTAATATATAAAATACTAAAGAATAAAATATATAAGGAATACTTGGTAATGTAAAAAGTTTTATGAAAAAATAAAAGTCAAAAATAATACTTTTCAATTAAATTTTGAGTGGGATCTCCCGCCACCCTTGACAAAAAATAAGAAAATGCTTAGTTAAAACTAACAAGGGCGAGGGGAACTCAAAAACAAGACAACGCAAATAAGCCCTTGAAATGTTCATTATAGCATTTTCTTAAACATTTTTGTCAAGGGCAAGCCTACGGTGGCTAGTGCTGCTGGGCTCAAAGAATCTAAAAACAAGACTTTAAGCACAAGAAGATATGTATTCTTCAGACAGTTGTATTAATTTAATCCATCTTGCAGGCATATTGGGTAAATCCTCAAGTTCAGGAATAACAACAGGTACACTAGCTTCCAATGAAGCATGAGGTCTTAAAAAGTTGAAATAAACAGCAAACAATGTAACAAAAGTAACAGAACCATGCTGGGCACCAAATCCATGAGAGGATTTGTAATTGCCTTTAAAAGTGCGATTAAGACGTTCGATAACTTGCTTAAGTGGTCTAAATTCTTTTGAAACAGGATCATCATTAGTAAGACCAATGACCTGTGAAACATCAAAAAATATATCATGTTGGGCAAAAAAATGTTGAGCAAGAAGGTAAATAGGATTACCATCAACAATGATATTAAGATTCTTTGGAATTTCCTTAAATTTAGACAAAACATCATCTAAAGCAATAATAGCTGAAGGAGTGTCACGATTAGGAGAAACATGGTAAGACAAAATAATCTTCTTAACAGCATCAAAGAAAAAGAAGATATAATGCCATTTACCATTAACCCTAATATAAGTTTCATCACCACAAATAGAGTCAGATAGCTCATAAGGGTAATTGTCAACAAATGGCTTAGTAATAACACTTACAGTGTTAGCATAATTAAGAACAGTTTGATGAGAAATATCAACCTGATGAATATCTTTCATGATAGCAGCAGTCTTTCTAGCACTTAGGCCATAATTAACATAATAAGTTAAAACAAGACCTAAAACATGATTGGAAGCATAAATCCTTGGCAAAG is a window of Anaerosalibacter sp. Marseille-P3206 DNA encoding:
- a CDS encoding helix-turn-helix domain-containing protein; this encodes MGQEIGEKLKELRTSQKMTLKKLSEQTNLSIGYLSQLERGLTSVAISSLENIATALGVSLSHFFEPPSTNKNRITRSFEQKLSIIENSRFIYHNIGNDKETENMSPFIITILPNYTHEEVIPYSHEGEEFVYVLEGILSVFLENQRYELYPGDSMHIKSTLRHNWDNYTNKLVKILCNYSPKMFELKDRANINY
- a CDS encoding GerMN domain-containing protein is translated as MKKIINIFLILILVTTLVTGCTNTNGQDDIQKDQEKVEENKKAEEEIEVSTSISDYFPFKENTLYSYKGEGNEYAEMKTYFEYISDDRAQLKTMNPGTNMVTILEYKDGELREIYSEGEVYHTENLLDTVEKEESYEVVLKEPLKVGSTWGLKNGNKRTITGYNVEIETPYNKLKALEVTTELGNNIKQLDYYAQGIGLVASIYKDGDYEVKTLLQDLKEDYGLNQSVRFYYPTSTDLNIAYTDIDVQIRTNDKVEELIERTFKNPPSQKVISPISQNTKINSIVLNKDEGIVRIDFSKELIQEMNAGSSQETQFLNSIVNTLGSYYGVNKVYISTEGNPYSSGHYEIRENEYFTTDETDIIELK
- a CDS encoding DegV family protein, encoding MAVKILSDSACDLPKEILKEYDIDTIPILLSKDGKEYLDGVTLKPEKMYEDMRNGQVYQTAQIPPYVFEEKFTEIAKNKESTIYICFSSGLSGTYNTSVLVKESLKDKYPDLDIDIVDSKSASVGFGLLVYQAAKMAKAGKSKKEILNMLDFYVKHIEHIFTVDDLEYLFRGGRVSRAQAVVGGLLNIKPILDIPEDGTLRPVEKVRGRNKVLKRMLEIMEERGGSADLKNQTIGINHGDDIEGALKLKEMIEEKYGCTDFVLNIIGCAIGAHSGPGTLSVFFLNESPSQE
- a CDS encoding DDE-type integrase/transposase/recombinase; its protein translation is MFDIITYLLYFIQVQNNIILYLLFCLGAIKASKLPDEPIDKPYRKLKVDEMPIFDKVKKYDHKVLLKNYLLDKGKELKPVNSKVPVPKSISCPCCGAPHIYIYDNNGGRGQFKCKVCESTFSRKNQFSKSVILRCPHCNKALEPIKDRKFFVIYKCKNNECSFYLKNKNSLSKEQKELFEIKPHSFKMHYIYRAFNINFKPLSRTSPVKGSVSLPRIYASNHVLGLVLTYYVNYGLSARKTAAIMKDIHQVDISHQTVLNYANTVSVITKPFVDNYPYELSDSICGDETYIRVNGKWHYIFFFFDAVKKIILSYHVSPNRDTPSAIIALDDVLSKFKEIPKNLNIIVDGNPIYLLAQHFFAQHDIFFDVSQVIGLTNDDPVSKEFRPLKQVIERLNRTFKGNYKSSHGFGAQHGSVTFVTLFAVYFNFLRPHASLEASVPVVIPELEDLPNMPARWIKLIQLSEEYISSCA